In Candidatus Contubernalis alkalaceticus, the genomic window GGTTTTTTCCAATCTCCCTCCGTCAGGTTGTTAATTGATAAAGGTATATATTGAACCTTCGGGTGTTTTAGAAAATCGTCCATTTTTACCACCTTCTTATTGAATTTTTTTAATTATAATTGTGTTAAACTTTTAGAAAAAAACAACATATTTCTTTATTATGTTATTTCTTTACAGACATAAAGGTGACATTTATAGTTCTTTTTGAATATTCTAATTTTTATTACTTGTCTTGAAGAATTTTTCTTTTTAAAGCATAATATAAAAGGGTGTGGGAAATTATTATGGCCTTTGAAGTACAAAAAGATAGAAAGATACTTTGAGGCAAAAAAAATAAAAAGGGAGGGCATTTTAAAATATGGAAAAACTTATGGATGTTACATTGGGTGACATCCTGGATGAAATGGCGGAAAAACATCCTGAGAGGGATTGTGTAATATTTCACAATAGGCCTTTTAGAAAAAACTATAGAGAATTTCGTGATTTAGTAAATCTTACAGCTAAAGGTTTTATGAAAATGGGGATAAAAAAGGGTGATCATGTTGCTATTTGGGCTACTAATTACCCTGAATGGCTGCTGGCCATGTTTGCCACGGCTAAAATTGGAGCGGTGCTGGTAACAGTTAATACAAATTATAAAATATTCGAAGTGGAATATCTGCTGCGGCAGTCGGATACCCACACTTTGATATTTATTAATGGCTTTAAAGATTCCAATTATTTAGAAATTATTCAATCGATGATCCCCGAACTGAAAGGGAAACAGCCGGGGGAGTGGACCTCTAAGGCTTTGCCCGGGTTAATGAATCTTATCTATATTGGAGAAGGACAACCAGATGGTGCATACAACTGGGAGCAGCTGTATGAAATGGGCACCGGCATTTCTGATGAAGAACTTCAAGCTGTGCAAAATTCACTGGATGCACATGATGTGATCAATATGCAGTATACCTCCGGCACCACAGGTTTTCCCAAGGGTGTGATGCTGACCCATTACAACATTGTGAACAACGGAAAAAGTATAGGGGACTGTATGGCATTTTCACAGAAGGACAAGCTGTGTATACCGGTGCCTCTTTTTCATTGCTTCGGTTGTGTTTTAGGTGTTACGGCTTGTATCACCCATGGTTCAGCTATGGTATTGGTTGAATATTACCAGCCCTTAGCTGTAATGGAGGCTGTAAGTAACGAAAAATGCACAGCCCTACACGGAGTACCTACGATGTTTATCGCTATTTTACAGCATCCGGAGTTTAATAATTATTCTTTCTCTAATCTTAGAACCGGAATAATGGCAGGTTCCCCTTGTCCTATTAAGGTCATGCGGGAAGTGGTGGATAAAATGAATATGACAGAGATAACTATAGCCTATGGTTTGACTGAAGGATCCCCTGTCTGTACCCAAACCAGAATCGATGATTCCATAGAATTAAGGGTTTCCACTGTAGGCCGCTCTTTACCCTTTATGGAGTGTAAGGTCATTAATCCGGAGACAGGGGAAGATAGCCCGGTAGGAGAACCGGGGGAATTTATTGTTCGTGGTTATAATGTCATGAAAGGTTATTACAATATGCCGGAGGCTACAGCTGAAGCCATTGACGGAAATGGTTGGCTTCATACGGGGGATCTGGCAACCTGTGATGAAAACGGTTATTATCGGATTACCGGAAGGATTAAAGATATGATAATCCGTGGCGGTGAAAATATATATCCAAAAGAGATAGAAGAATTTCTCTATACCCATCCCTTGATCATGGATGTTCAGGTGATTGGGGTTCCCAGCAGGGATTATGGAGAGGAAATTATGGCTTATATTATTTTGAAAGAAAAGGCGGAGCTTACAGCTGAAGAGGTTAAAGAATTTGTTAAAGGACATATGGCCCGGCATAAAGTTCCTAAATATGTTGATTTCGTTGATAGTTTTCCCATGACAGCCAGTGGTAAAATACAAAAATATAAACTTCGGGATAAAGCCATTGAAGATTTTAATCTGCAGGATGATGCAGCAATTGAAACGGCTTAAAAAAAATAGGGAGGGAAAAGATAATGAAATTTGGTTTCTCAACAATAGGTTGTCCCGGTTGGTCCTGGAGCGAAATTATAACAACCGCCTCTGACCTGGGTTATGATGGGGTGGAACTCAGGGGTATTGGAAGCGAGATGTATCTCCCCCGGGTCAAAGAGTTTTCTCTAGAAAAGATACCTGCATTGTGTGCCAAAATGCAGGAACTGAAGTTACAAATTCCATGTCTGACCACCAATGCCTTTTTGTTTGATTCTGAAAAGTTAGAAATTGCCCGACAGGAAGTTGTAGATTATTTGAATTTGGCATCAGCCCTTGCCACTCCCTATATAAGAGTTCTAGGGGATGCCAACCCCCAACCAGGTACAGTAGACCAGGCCCTGGTAGAGGAGAACCTTCTTTTCCTGCTGCCTTTGGCTGCGGAAAAAAATGTGACCTTACTTTTGGAAACCAACGGTGTTTATGCTTCCAGTGCTAAAATGAAAGCACTGCTGGAAAAGATTAATCACCCAAATTTAGGGGTGCTTTGGGATATTCATCATCCATATCGTTTTCATGGTGAACCCATAGCCCAGACATATAATGAGCTTAAACCCTGGATTAAGCATGTTCACATGAAAGACTCTGTTCGTACAAGCAGCAGTGTAGAGTACCGGATGCTTACCTGTGGGGACATACCGGCAGCAGAGGTGGTATCCCTTCTATTCGCTGACAATTACTTAGGCTATCTGGTGTTAGAATGGGTAAAACGATGGAATAGTGATTTAGAAGAGCCGGGAATTGTTTTTCCCCATTATATAAATACAATTAAAAAGCTGCTGCCTGAAAAAACCAACTGATAAAAAGGCAAGAAGTGAAATAAAGGAGGAAAAATCGTTGCAGGAAATACGTATACATGGTAGAGGTGGACAGGGAGTGGTAACTTTAGGAGAGCTCCTGGCTAAATCCGCCATTAAAACTGGAAAAGAAGCCCAGACCCTTCCCTTTTTCGGGGTAGAACGCCGGGGTGCTGCAGTGAAAGCAGCTGTCCGCATAGATGATACCCCTATTAAGGTCCGTTCTCAGTCCTACAACCCTGATTTTTTAGTAATTTTGAATGAAAACCTTCTGGAGATTGCCCTTGACGGCGGGAAGGCCAATAATGCCATTATTATTGTTAACGCCGAACAGCCTTTGGCTGTAAACATGAGGCAGTGGATTGTTAGTGCCACCTCCATTGCCATTGAAAATGGCCAGGTAATTGGAGGGGAACCTTTTGTTAACGTTCCCATGGTGGGAGCTATTTGCCGAGTATTAGGTATACCCTTTGAAGTACTGGAAGCTACCCTCAGTGAACAGTGGAGCGGGGCAAAGTTGACGCCTAATATTGCCACTGCTGGACAAGCATATGACACAGTAAGAGAAGTTCAGCTTGAAGGAGGGTTTAAGCATGGATAAAAAAATACTTCAGCCTGTATCCTATCCAACTAAAGGAGCCTGTGGGCCTACGGGTACATGGAGGTCACAACGGCCTGTTTATGATGCCGCCCTCTGCAATGGTTGTTTACTTTGTTGGCTTTTTTGCCCCGAAGCGGCCATCGCT contains:
- a CDS encoding 4Fe-4S binding protein, whose protein sequence is MDKKILQPVSYPTKGACGPTGTWRSQRPVYDAALCNGCLLCWLFCPEAAIAREDRLINYDYCKGCGICAVECTKNAIAMVKEEVK
- a CDS encoding AMP-binding protein; translation: MEKLMDVTLGDILDEMAEKHPERDCVIFHNRPFRKNYREFRDLVNLTAKGFMKMGIKKGDHVAIWATNYPEWLLAMFATAKIGAVLVTVNTNYKIFEVEYLLRQSDTHTLIFINGFKDSNYLEIIQSMIPELKGKQPGEWTSKALPGLMNLIYIGEGQPDGAYNWEQLYEMGTGISDEELQAVQNSLDAHDVINMQYTSGTTGFPKGVMLTHYNIVNNGKSIGDCMAFSQKDKLCIPVPLFHCFGCVLGVTACITHGSAMVLVEYYQPLAVMEAVSNEKCTALHGVPTMFIAILQHPEFNNYSFSNLRTGIMAGSPCPIKVMREVVDKMNMTEITIAYGLTEGSPVCTQTRIDDSIELRVSTVGRSLPFMECKVINPETGEDSPVGEPGEFIVRGYNVMKGYYNMPEATAEAIDGNGWLHTGDLATCDENGYYRITGRIKDMIIRGGENIYPKEIEEFLYTHPLIMDVQVIGVPSRDYGEEIMAYIILKEKAELTAEEVKEFVKGHMARHKVPKYVDFVDSFPMTASGKIQKYKLRDKAIEDFNLQDDAAIETA
- a CDS encoding sugar phosphate isomerase/epimerase family protein gives rise to the protein MKFGFSTIGCPGWSWSEIITTASDLGYDGVELRGIGSEMYLPRVKEFSLEKIPALCAKMQELKLQIPCLTTNAFLFDSEKLEIARQEVVDYLNLASALATPYIRVLGDANPQPGTVDQALVEENLLFLLPLAAEKNVTLLLETNGVYASSAKMKALLEKINHPNLGVLWDIHHPYRFHGEPIAQTYNELKPWIKHVHMKDSVRTSSSVEYRMLTCGDIPAAEVVSLLFADNYLGYLVLEWVKRWNSDLEEPGIVFPHYINTIKKLLPEKTN
- a CDS encoding 2-oxoacid:acceptor oxidoreductase family protein produces the protein MQEIRIHGRGGQGVVTLGELLAKSAIKTGKEAQTLPFFGVERRGAAVKAAVRIDDTPIKVRSQSYNPDFLVILNENLLEIALDGGKANNAIIIVNAEQPLAVNMRQWIVSATSIAIENGQVIGGEPFVNVPMVGAICRVLGIPFEVLEATLSEQWSGAKLTPNIATAGQAYDTVREVQLEGGFKHG